In Trichoderma asperellum chromosome 1, complete sequence, a single window of DNA contains:
- a CDS encoding uncharacterized protein (BUSCO:EOG092D0HBI) encodes MPIEAQLAAAFGINHPRPTGHPRQISLGSRDRIQWPPPLSLSLTCLRGGSEGSRPNRHESNHEYPPDQISPSMSYGKKDEDADLGLVKVDRTQVFQEARLFNSSPIQPRRCRILLTKIALLLYRGETFPTKEATTLFFGISKLFQNKDASLRQMVLLIIKELANSAEDIIMVTSTVMKDTGGGSDAIYRPNAIRALCRIIDATTVQAIERVMKTAIVDKNPSVSSAALVSSYHLLPIARDVVRRWQSETQEAAASSKSSGGFSLGFSTSSSSMPMNSSTMAQYHAIGLLYQMRSHDRMALVKMVQQFGAAGAVKSPAATVMLVRLAAQLAEEDPSLRRPMMQLLDGWLRHKSEMVNFEAAKAICDMRDVTDAEVNQAVHVLQLFLTSPRAVTKFAALRILHSFASFNPTAVSVCNTDIELLISNSNRSIATFAITTLLKTGNEASVDRLMKQISGFMSEITDEFKITIVEAIRTLCLKFPSKQAGMLTFLSGILRDEGGFEFKRAVVESMFDLIKFVPDSKEDALAHLCEFIEDCEFTKLAVRILHLIGLEGPKTAQPTKYIRYIYNRVVLENAIVRAAAVTALAKFGVGQKDPDVKSSVRVLLTRCLDDVDDEVRDRAALNLKLMAEEDDEMARNFVKNDNMFSLPFFEHQLVMYVTSDDKSAFDVPFDISKIPVVTREQADAEDRTKKLTATAPTLKAPKAGPTKTSTSGAEAAATASAQAQRYAQELMQIPEMKEFGSVLKSSPVVELTEAETEYVVSVVKHIFKEHIVLQYEVKNTLPDTVLENVSVVASPSDEEELEEVFIIQSEKLATNEPGKVYVAFKKLNGEASLPISTFSNVLKFTSKEIDPSTGEPEETGYDDEYEVSEFELSGSDYVIPTYAGNFSHLWEQVGAAGEEAEETLQLSSMKSIAEATEQLAKILSLQPLEGTDVPVNQSTHTLKLLGKTVNGGRVVANIRMAYSSKSGVTTKITVRGEEEGVAALVIASVA; translated from the exons ATGCCAATTGAAGCTCAACTCGCGGCAGCTTTTGGCATCAACCATCCAAGGCCGACGGGCCATCCTCGGCAAATCAGCCTTGGGTCACGTGACCGCATACAATGGCCTCCGCCGCTATCCCTGAGCCTAACGTGTCTACGTGGTGGTTCTGAGGGAAGTCGGCCAAACCGCCACGAGTCCAACCACGAATATCCTCCAGACCAAATCTCGCCCAGCATGAGTTACGGCAAAAAAGACGAGGATGCCGACCTGGGCCTGGTCAAGGTGGACCGCACACAAGTCTTCCAAGAAG CTCGATTGTTCAACAGCTCGCCAATCCAGCCCCGACGATGCCGCATCCTGTTAACCAAGATTGCCCTGCTCCTCTACAGGGGAGAGACCTTCCCCACGAAGGAGGCCACCACCCTCTTCTTCGGCATCTCGAAGCTCTTCCAGAACAAAGATGCTAGTCTGCGACAGATGGTGCTCCTGATCATCAAGGAGCTAGCCAATTCGGCCGAGGATATTATCATGGTTACCAGCACCGTAATGAAGGATACCGGAGGCGGCAGCGACGCAATCTACAGACCCAATGCCATTCGTGCTCTGTGCCGAATCATCGAC GCTACGACCGTCCAAGCCATCGAACGAGTCATGAAGACCGCTATTGTCGACAAGAACCCTTCCGTGTCCTCGGCGGCGCTCGTTTCGTCCTACCATCTGCTACCGATTGCTAGGGACGTCGTTCGGCGATGGCAGAGCGAGACCCAGGAGGCGGCCGCTTCTTCCAAGTCCTCGGGTGGATTCTCTCTGGGTTTCTCTACCTCTAGCAGCTCCATGCCCATGAACAGCTCTACAATGGCACAGTACCATGCCATTGGCCTCTTGTACCAGATGCGCTCGCACGACCGCATGGCCCTGGTCAAGATGGTTCAGCAGTTTGGCGCTGCCGGGGCTGTCAAGAGCCCCGCCGCCACTGTGATGCTTGTTCGACTGGCTGCGCAGCTCGCAGAGGAGGACCCCTCTCTCCGACGACCCATgatgcagcttctcgacggCTGGCTGCGACACAAGAGCGAGATGGTCAACtttgaggctgccaaggccatcTGCGACATGCGCGATGTCACCGACGCCGAGGTCAACCAGGCTGTTCACGTCCTGCAGCTGTTCCTCACCTCGCCCCGCGCAGTCACCAAGTTTGCTGCTCTGCGAATCCTGCACAGCTTCGCCTCGTTCAACCCCACCGCTGTGAGCGTCTGCAACACCGACATTGAGCTCCTCATCTCCAACTCCAACCGGTCCATTGCTACCTTTGCCATCACCACACTGCTCAAGACCGGCAATGAGGCTAGCGTGGACAGATTGATGAAGCAGATTTCGGGCTTCATGTCTGAGATCACCGACGAGTTCAAGATCACCATTGTCGAAGCCATTCGTACATTGTGCTTGAAGTTCCCCAGCAAGCAGGCCGGTATGCTGACCTTCCTCAGCGGCATTCTCCGTGACGAAGGTGGCTTCGAGTTCAAGCGTGCTGTTGTGGAGAGCATGTTCGACCTGATCAAGTTCGTCCCCGATTCCAAGGAGGATGCACTTGCTCACCTCTGTGAGTTCATTGAGGATTGCGAGTTTACTAAGCTGGCCGTCCGTATCCTGCACCTCATCGGTCTCGAGGGCCCCAAGACAGCCCAGCCCACCAAGTACATTCGCTACATCTACAACCGTGTTGTGCTTGAGAATGCCATTGtccgcgctgctgctgtcacaGCCCTTGCCAAGTTTGGCGTCGGCCAGAAGGATCCAGACGTCAAGAGTAGCGTCAGGGTGTTGCTCACGCGTTGTCTAGACGATGTCGATGACGAGGTTCGAGATCGAGCCGCGTTGAACTTGAAGCTGAtggctgaagaggatgatgagatggctCGAAACTTTGTCAAGAatg ACAACATGTTCTCGCTCCCCTTTTTCGAACATCAGCTCGTCATGTACGTCACATCTGACGACAAGTCTGCGTTTGATGTGCCATTCGACATCTCCAAGATTCCCGTGGTGACGCGAGAGCAGGCAGATGCTGAAGACAGGACCAAGAAGCTTACAGCTACGGCTCCCACGCTAAAGGCGCCAAAGGCTGGCCCAACCAAGACTTCAACAAGCGGTGCGGAGGCAGCCGCCACTGCCAGCGCCCAGGCACAGCGATATGCCCAGGAGCTAATGCAGATTCCCGAGATGAAGGAGTTTGGCAGCGTGCTCAAGTCATCGCCTGTTGTTGAGCTCACCGAGGCTGAGACTGAATACGTTGTCAGCGTTGTCAAGCATATCTTCAAGGAGCACATCGTCTTGCAATACGAGGTCAAGAATACACTTCCCGACACCGTTCTTGAAAACGTATCGGTCGTGGCATCACCttcagacgaagaggaatTAGAAGAGGTATTCATCATTCAGTCCGAGAAGCTGGCCACAAATGAGCCTGGCAAGGTCTACGTAGCGTTCAAGAAGCTGAATGGAGAGGCGTCGCTACCCATCTCAACCTTCTCCAACGTGCTCAAGTTTACAAGCAAGGAAATTGATCCCTCAACGGGTGAACCCGAAGAGACCGGCTACGACGACGAGTATGAGGTGTCAGAATTCGAGCTCAGCGGCAGCGATTATGTTATCCCCACTTACGCTGGCAACTTCAGCCATCTCTGGGAGCAGGTCGGCGCCGcaggagaagaggcagaagagacGCTCCAGTTGAGCAGCATGAAGAGCATAGCCG AGGCGACCGAGCAGCTGGCCAAGATTCTATCCCTGCAGCCGCTCGAAGGCACAGACGTCCCCGTCAACCAGAGCACACACACTCTTAAGCTGTTGGGCAAGACGGTCAACGGCGGCAGGGTGGTGGCGAATATTCGCATGGCATACTCGTCAAAATCAGGTGTTACGACAAAGATTACGGTCCggggcgaggaggagggcgTGGCGGCTCTTGTGATTGCATCTGTGGCATAA
- a CDS encoding uncharacterized protein (SECRETED:SignalP(1-23)~CAZy:GH71): MAPKLAGWLAAVSAILVNTLTFADEQSFKPVFAHFMVGIVENFTVQDWVNEIQQAQAIGIDGFALNCAPPWVDSYTPKQLDNAYTAAQQLNFKMFISFDFAYWSNGDTGNITSFVGKYAAHPAQAIFNGGALVSTFVGDSFNWNAVKSALGSQKLTVIPNMQDPASVGSVSSQYGIDGAFSWYAWPTDGGNSVIDGPMTTVWDLRYIQGLNGRPYMAPVSPWFSTHFNTKNWVFICEEQPVRRWQQILDMNPALVEIITWNDFGESHYISGSEPNHSDDGSSQWAKGFPHDAWRDIYKPYIAAYKAGASSPTVSADEIVYWYRTTPHGTQCSNDSLGIPRGAELMHDLVFVSTLLTQPAQLTVTSGNAAPITVNADAGIHVFNFTMGVGKQSFSVSRGGKQILGGQSAKDITNSCQTYNFNAYVGKF, from the exons ATGGCACCAAagttggctggctggcttgcAGCCGTTTCGGCGATATTGGTAAATACTCTGACCTTTGCCGACGAACAGAGCTTCAAACCAGTCTTTGCTCATTTCATG GTTGGAATCGTCGAGAATTTCACTGTTCAAGACTGGGTAAACGAGATCCAGCAAGCCCAAGCTATTGGTATTGATGGTTTCGCTCTGAACTGTGCTCCTCCTTGGGTGGATAGCTATACGCCAAAGCAGCTGGATAATGCATATACAGCGGCCCAGCAGCTCAATTTCAAGATGTTCATTTCCTTTGACTTTGCGTATTGGTCCAATGGCGACACTGGAAATATCACGAGCTTTGTCGGGAAATACGCTGCTCATCCAGCTCAAGCAATATTCAACGGAGGCGCTCTCGTGAGCACCTTTGTGGGCGATTCCTTTAATTGGAATGCCGTAAAGAGCGCTTTGGGCAGCCAGAAGCTGACGGTGATTCCTAATATGCAGGACCCTGCTTCAGTTGGAAGCGTAAGCTCCCAATATGGCATTGACGGGGCCTTTTCGTGGTATGCTTGGCCTACAGATGGCGGAAACAGCGTAATTGACGGGCCAATGACGACTGTGTGGGACTTGAGATACATACAAGGCCTTAATGGTCGACCCTACATGGCAC CCGTTTCGCCATGGTTTTCAACTCATTTCAATACGAAGAATTGGGTATTCATATGTGAAGAGCAGCCAGTCCGTCGATGGCAACAGATTCTTGACATGAATCCCGCTCTCGTTGAAATCATAACGTGGAATG ACTTTGGCGAAAGCCACTATATTTC CGGCTCAGAGCCCAATCATAGCGATGATGGGTCCTCCCAATGGGCCAAAGGGTTCCCTCATGACGCCTGGCGCGATATTTACAAGCCATACATTGCTGCGTACAAAGCTGGTGCGTCTTCTCCAACAGTGAGCGCGGATGAAATTGTCTACTGGTACCGTACGACTCCGCACGGCACCCAATGTAGCAACGACTCATTGGGCATTCCTCGAGGAGCCGAGTTGATGCATGATCTTGTTTTTGTCAGCACTTTGCTCACACAACCTGCGCAACTGACTGTCACAAGTGGAAATGCGGCACCCATCACCGTCAATGCTGATGCCGGAATACACGTTTTCAACTTCACCATGGGCGTTGGAAAACAGTCGTTCTCCGTCTCTCGCGGCGGCAAACAGATCCTCGGCGGCCAGAGCGCCAAGGATATCACCAACTCGTGTCAGACCTACAACTTCAACGCCTATGTGGGCAAGTTCTAG
- a CDS encoding uncharacterized protein (EggNog:ENOG41) yields the protein MSGRGSPPNKYRRLAAKPLPIVNDITFLTETGTGTIPTPSSRPPDAAIRPMRKTINVACESCRKRKIKCDGTRPRCSSCESRELMCQYPSAYRGENFTAALKRRCMEENEKTTSFQEIFSTLQSCSDKDAMNMFNLVRQGVDPKYLLKQMKECDFVFQLAVVPETRRRYQFPYLPTMPIRLQTPDNQYLKSVLYETVFLRPDDESSDGGSASSSADTQLGRHHNVYMRPYHAAEVIDPLIDLVKPSKWTAVIADDRLMRALLRAYFLHEYPTFPVFHKDIFLQAMINNDKRFCSSLLVNALLAEACHCHMGIPNREQFWVPQSLRYRFLAEAIRLWELENIRVDLVTVQAATLLNLVYSHNGMDKIGEVYLNHALQKAQQLDLFGDHATIDNERMFHARVFSAWALFDWQCIQSYYYYRAPLIPDPPAVPLPDPERHPFWYGDFMLKYPLSSTLVPAQCGQHFKAVSGLRAIIHDMATIGYSQTPYPEDSLEPVLAIFSRLEKWFSELPDALSPQNIVFPWQLKLHMELYLATILFSSKQIGISEPSTIKKETAYSTASHAAARLETITRLYYIRHSFEYSDSFLTIHLSFVAGAAMDALKTTPAHETSTARSLRSTIILSLKGLYDQGQHIHLTSVIYRLLRDRLEPKDLELLQNHVDWDPLTPEEPLLVQYAQSHYPLTMGSKEADPDGARLENLVKQYDQLGFEEDKSPRP from the exons ATGTCGGGCCGCGGTTCGCCGCCGAACAAATATCGTCGGCTTGCTGCAAAGCCTCTGCCCATCGTCAACGATATCACATTCCTGACAGAGACCGGGACGGGGACCATACCCACCCCCAGCTCTAGGCCACCAGATGCGGCGATTCGGCCCATGAGAAAGACCATCAACGTTGCCTGCGAGTCTTGCCGTAAGCGGAAAATTAAG TGCGATGGAACTCGGCCGCGCTGTTCAAGCTGCGAAAGCCGTGAGTTAATGTGCCAGTACCCTTCGGCATATCGTGGAGAAAACTTCACGGCCGCATTGAAGCGCAGATGCATggaggaaaatgaaaaaacCACTTCTTTTCAAGAGATCTTCTCCACCCTTCAAAGCTGCTCGGATAAAGATGCGATGAACATGTTCAACCTCGTACGCCAAGGTGTAGATCCCAAATACCTCTTGAAGCAGATGAAAGAGTGCGACTTTGTATTCCAGCTCGCCGTTGTTCCAGAGACCCGGAGACGCTATCAGTTCCCCTATCTCCCCACTATGCCAATCCGCCTTCAAACGCCGGATAACCAGTACCTCAAGTCAGTGCTATACGAGACTGTGTTCCTCCGGCCTGATGATGAAAGCAGCGATGGAGGTTCTGCTTCATCCTCGGCAGACACGCAACTGGGCCGACACCACAATGTGTACATGCGACCATACCATGCCGCTGAAGTGATCGATCCTCTGATCGATCTTGTTAAACCCTCCAAATGGACCGCAGTAATCGCTGACGACCGCCTAATGCGAGCACTATTGCGTGCTTATTTTCTACACGAGTACCCGACCTTTCCTGTATTTCACAAAGACATCTTTTTACAGGCCATGATCAACAATGACAAACGATTTTGCTCATCACTCCTCGTCAATGCCTTGTTAGCAGAGGCTTGT CACTGCCACATGGGCATACCTAACCGTGAGCAATTTTGGGTCCCTCAGAGCCTCAGATATCGCTTCTTGGCCGAAGCGATACGCCTGTGGGAGTTGGAAAATATCAGAGTAGACCTGGTTACCGTACAGGCAGCCACTCTCTTGAATCTCGTCTACAGCCACAATGGCATGGATAAAATCGGCGAAGTCTATCTAAACCATGCTCTCCAAAAGGCCCAGCAACTGGATCTGTTTGGTGATCATGCAACAATAGACAATGAAAGGATGTTTCATGCCCGGGTTTTTTCTGCATGGGCTCTTTTCGACTGGCAGTG TATACAGTCGTACTACTACTATCGGGCTCCTCTGATTCCAGATCCGCCAGCCGTACCGCTGCCTGATCCAGAGAGGCATCCGTTTTGGTATGGAGACTTCATGCTCAAGTACCCACTAAGTTCGACGCTCGTCCCGGCACAATGCGGGCAACACTTCAAAGCAGTATCTGGTTTGCGTGCAATCATCCACGACATGGCCACAATTGGCTATAGCCAGACTCCATATCCCGAAGATTCTCTAGAGCCAGTCTTGGCTATATTTTCGAGGCTAGAGAAGTGGTTCTCGGAACTGCCTGacgctctctctcctcaaaATATTGTCTTCCCATGGCAGCTCAAATTGCA TATGGAGCTTTATTTAGCCACAATCCTGTTTTCTTCAAAGCAAATTGGCATCTCCGAGCCGTCAACaatcaagaaagaaacagCCTATAGTACTGCTTCTCATGCAGCCGCCCGTCTCGAGACCATTACGCGGCTTTACTATATCCGCCACAGCTTCGAATACAGCGACTCCTTCTTGACGATTCACCTATCATTCGTAGCTGGCGCCGCCATGGACGCGCTGAAAACAACCCCTGCCCATGAAACGAGCACTGCCAGGTCTCTGAGATCGACAATTATTTTGAGTCTCAAAGGGCTGTATGACCAGGGCCAGCACATCCACCTTACATCAGTAATTTACCGACTGTTGCGGGACCGACTTGAGCCCAAAGATTTGGAGCTCCTGCAGAATCATGTAGATTGGGACCCGCTTACCCCTGAAGAGCCTCTACTGGTACAATACGCTCAATCTCATTATCCTCTGACAATGGGAAGCAAAGAGGCAGATCCCGATGGCGCGCGGCTTGAAAATTTAGTAAAGCAGTATGATCAACTTGGATTTGAGGAAGACAAGTCACCTCGGCCATAA
- a CDS encoding uncharacterized protein (EggNog:ENOG41~MEROPS:MER0000432~SECRETED:SignalP(1-19)) — protein MKLIISPLCISLMVHFSLAIPATLTEHSLNFIANFSDQPQPFTVKVHDSFLLETKAKAALTRITSQVDGMAFADGVPANNVSDWARHWSTVYDWRKVEHELNSKFRHFTTTVQAGDNYTYPVPLHFIHHRSPRHDAIPLLFLHGWPGTFHEVGNIVDLLTNPPNTSLPAFHVVAPDLPGFGFSPAPTHAGLGLREMGQSFNSLMMQLNYSRYVGQGGDIGSHILRLMAADFPVSLVSMLSNLFSVSPNATDLERYAKHETSPDETAQISLLNNPDFSWTKAYWDIEASAPLQVSISLTDSPVGWMAWQYMGMRMLSPGYDWGVDELITWSMLNYIQGPYGGIRSYKEAKREGVLDGNFPYVAQPVGVVQYFGDAAYYTPLEWTQRQGNVSFYSRKAPQVIGGHFPAYINPRALAEDCWAFWGNESRSGSGIFSME, from the exons ATGAAACTAATAATTTCCCCCCTATGCATCTCCCTCATGGTGCATTTCAGTCTAGCTATACCAGCAACTTTGACTGAGCACTCTTTGAACTTTATCGCAAACTTTTCTGATCAGCCTCAACCATTTACTGTGAAAGTGCACGACTCGTTCCTCCTTGAGACGAAGGCAAAGGCGGCGTTAACACGTATCACTTCTCAAGTCGATGGCATGGCATTTGCGGATGGCGTTCCTGCGAACAATGTCAGTGATTGGGCTCGCCACTGGTCGACAGTGTATGATTGGCGCAAAGTTGAGCATGAGCTGAATAGCAAATTCCGCCACTTCACCACCACTGTCCAAGCCGGTGACAACTACACGTACCCTGTGCCTTTGCATTTTATCCATCATCGATCCCCACGGCATGATGCTATTCCCCTACTGTTTCTCCATGGGTGGCCAGGAACATTTCACGAGGTTGGAAATATTGTGGATTTGCTGACGAATCCACCGAACACGTCTCTCCCGGCGTTCCATGTTGTCGCTCCCGATCTGCCAGGCTTTGGATTTTCTCCAGCACCTACACATGCTGGGTTGGGATTGCGGGAGATGGGTCAGAGCTTCAACAGCCTGATGATGCAACTGAATTACAGTCGGTACGTTGGTCAGGGAGGCGATATCGGCAGCCATATCTTACGACTTATGGCGGCCGACTTCCCAGTATCTTTGGTTTCGATGCTATCCAATCTCTTCAGTGTCTCCCCGAATGCCACTGATCTTGAGCGATACGCTAAGCATGAGACATCACCAGACGAGACCGCTCAGATCAGTCTCCTCAATAATCCGGATTTCTCTTGGACTAAAGCATATTGGGATATTGAAGCTTCCGCTCCGCTCCAAGTGTCTATCAGTCTCACAGATAGCCCTGTTGGGTGGATGGCTTGGCAGTACATGGGCATGAGAATGCTCAGCCCGGGGTATGACTGGGGAGTTGACGAGCTTATCACTTGGTCTATGCTGAACTACATCCAAGGTCCCTATGGGGGTATAAGGTCTTACAAGGAAGCAAAGCGG GAAGGTGTCCTTGACGGCAACTTCCCATACGTCGCTCAACCAGTAGGAGTTGTCCAGTATTTTGGCGACGCCGCCTACTACACG CCTTTAGAATGGACTCAGAGGCAAGGAAATGTTTCATTTTACAGCAGAAAGGCCCCTCAAGTTATCGGTGGTCACTTTCCAGCATACATCAACCCTCGTGCTCTTGCTGAGGACTGTTGGGCCTTCTGGGGGAACGAGTCTCGATCTGGATCCGGTATATTTAGTATGGAGTAA
- a CDS encoding uncharacterized protein (CAZy:GH31~SECRETED:SignalP(1-19)): MHTSHLIATLATVFKVAAGDYLANVNDTTAVNSQSSCPGYKVTRIRSNSLGVEATLTLAGSACNSYGTDIEKLKLSVAYQDEHRLAVSIEPAEMANSLPGQYDLPESILSKPSGNVESGASNLQFVWGDEPSFWFQVRRRATGDVLISTKGTKLVFQNQFIEFVTSLPTNHNITGMGEQVAPLRHLPGYVATYWNVDPANPWYRNEYGSHPIYLDTRFYSPTDAEQTKGYTHGVFWRNAHGLESILGTQNLTWRAIGGSIDLYIMDGPKPTDVISQYLNHVAGLPAMQQYWTLGYHQSAWGMHDWGVVQNSIDEFAKNNIPLETMWVDIDYMHNNQDFSMDPDRFSPEQGKAILGRLHANGQHFVPIIDAGIYYPPANESENTPYSRGHERDVFIKNPDGSEYVGQHWPGPVVWADFHNPAATDWWAGEFSRLHEMLDFDGIWIDLNEPASQCDGSCGNPPAKSTTGQADSRNLDNPPYKIYNVKDGLGEGTMAMNATHSDGVVAYDVHNAFGHSILHATNIALSRLSPKRPFIIGRSTFAGSGQYAGHWGGDNFAAWDNMAVSIPMGIKMSIYGIPMYGVDTCGFFWDVSTELCGRWMQLSAFFPFYRNHYSSGSLPHEPWRWADVAQYSRDAIAIRYSLLPYMYTLFHHASTAGDTVLRALSWEFPDDPSVVAVDTQMMLGPAVMVLPVLTQGATSVSGVFPGKEPWYDWYERKAVPSEWQGSRATVSAPQGHIPVYIRGGSILPLQQPGNTTRDSRRNPWDVLVALDQHGEASGNLYLDDGESADQPATKKVLLEAGSRSLTIDVKGNFEAQDGVTPLASISIMGVPSLQAKPKFNGKVAKSYSYDSDKKMLNVFNLEQSTTGGAWRRAWTLTW, from the exons ATGCATACTTCGCATCTTATTGCGACACTTGCGACAGTGTTCAAGGTTGCCGCCGGTGACTACCTGGCAAATGTCAATGACACGACTGCTGTGAATTCGCAGAGCTCGTGCCCTGGTTACAAGGTTACCAGGATCCGCTCCAATTCACTTGGAGTCGAGGCAACCCTGACTCTCGCCGGAAGTGCGTGCAATTCTTACGGGACTGATATTGAGAAACTCAAGCTCTCCGTTGCCTACCAAGATGAACATCGTCTAGCTGTTAGCATCGAACCAGCGGAAATG GCCAACAGCCTGCCTGGCCAGTATGACCTGCCAGAATCTATCCTTTCCAAACCCTCGGGAAATGTCGAGAGCGGGGCATCAAACCTCCAGTTCGTCTGGGGGGACGAGCCTAGCTTCTGGTTTCAAGTCCGGCGCCGAGCAACTGGAGATGTGCTCATCAGCACCAAAGGGACTAAGCTAGTCTTTCAAAACCAGTTCATCGAGTTCGTAACCTCTCTTCCTACCAATCACAACATCACCGGCATGGGTGAGCAGGTTGCCCCCCTGCGTCACCTGCCCGGTTACGTTGCGACTTATTGGAACGTGGATCCAGCAAACCCCTGGTACCGTAACGAATATGGCAGCCACCCAATCTACCTCGACACAAGGTTCTATTCTCCCACGGATGCCGAGCAGACCAAGGGTTATACCCATGGGGTATTCTGGCGTAATGCCCACGGCCTGGAATCAATCTTGGGCACTCAGAATCTTACGTGGAGGGCTATCGGAGGAAGCATCGACCTGTACATCATGGATGGCCCTAAACCTACGGATGTCATATCACAATACCTTAACCACGTGGCGGGCCTTCCTGCCATGCAGCAATACTGGACTCTTGGTTACCATCAGAGCGCCTGGGGAATGCATGATTGGGGCGTCGTTCAGAACAGCATTGACGAGTTTGCTAAGAACAACATCCCATTGGAAACCATGTGGGTCGATATTGACTACATGCACAACAATCAAGACTTTAGTATGGACCCGGATAGGTTTTCTCCcgagcaaggcaaggcaataCTTGGTCGGCTGCACGCCAACGGTCAACATTTTGTCCCCATCATCGACGCTGGCATCTACTACCCTCCGGCCAACGAATCCGAAAACACTCCCTATTCTCGTGGCCATGAGCGCGATGTGTTCATCAAGAACCCCGACGGTTCAGAATACGTTGGTCAACATTGGCCAGGCCCCGTAGTCTGGGCTGATTTCCATAACCCGGCAGCTACAGATTGGTGGGCTGGTGAATTCTCCCGTCTGCACGAGATGCTCGACTTTGACGGCATTTGGATAGACTTGAACGAGCCCGCGAGTCAATGTGATGGGAGCTGTGGCAACCCTCCGGCGAAGTCGACGACGGGTCAAGCCGACAGCAGGAACTTGGACAACCCCCCTTACAAGATATACAACGTAAAAGACGGTCTTGGCGAAGGGACAATGGCAATGAATGCTACGCACTCGGACGGTGTCGTCGCCTACGATGTGCACAATGCCTTTGGCCATTCCATCCTTCACGCCACCAACATTGCCCTGTCAAGACTCAGCCCCAAACGCCCGTTCATCATCGGACGGTCGACCTTTGCTGGCTCCGGGCAGTACGCCGGTCACTGGGGCGGCGACAATTTCGCCGCCTGGGACAACATGGCTGTCTCAATTCCCATGGGCATCAAAATGTCCATCTACGGCATTCCCATGTACGGTGTCGACACGTGTGGCTTTTTTTGGGATGTGAGCACCGAGCTATGCGGTCGATGGATGCAACTCTCCGCGTTTTTCCCCTTCTACCGAAACCACTACTCATCTGGCAGTCTCCCTCATGAGCCATGGA GATGGGCTGACGTCGCCCAATATTCGCGGGATGCAATCGCTATTCGGTATTCATTGCTCCCTTACATGTATACGTTGTTCCACCACGCTTCGACAGCAGGTGACACTGTCCTACGTGCGCTCTCCTGGGAGTTCCCCGATGACCCCTCCGTCGTCGCTGTTGACACACAAATGATGCTTGGTCCGGCTGTCATGGTGTTGCCCGTTCTCACTCAAGGCGCAACTTCTGTCAGTGGTGTCTTCCCAGGCAAGGAACCTTGGTATGACTGGTATGAGCGCAAGGCTGTCCCATCTGAGTGGCAAGGCTCTAGGGCTACCGTATCGGCCCCGCAAGGTCATATACCAGTGTACATTCGCGGAGGGAGCATCCTTCCGCTACAGCAGCCTGGTAATACCACGAGGGATAGCCGGCGGAACCCTTGGGATGTGCTCGTGGCCCTCGACCAGCATGGCGAGGCATCAGGAAATTTGTACTTGGATGACGGAGAGAGCGCCGATCAACCTGCAACGAAAAAGGTGCTCTTGGAAGCTGGGTCGCGCAGCCTCACCATTGATGTGAAGGGAAATTTTGAGGCCCAGGATGGCGTGACCCCGCTGGCCAGCATCAGTATCATGGGTGTTCCTTCGCTCCAAGCCAAACCCAAATTCAACGGCAAGGTCGCCAAGTCATACAGCTACGATTCTGACAAGAAAATGTTAAACGTCTTCAATTTGGAGCAGTCGACAACTGGTGGAGCTTGGCGGCGTGCCTGGACTTTAACATGGTAG